tatttatgcgGAGTTGTCTACTAATACACGCTGAAGTTTCTCGGAATTACTGCCCGACACAGACGCCTACCACGACAGTGCTGCCCAGTCAGAGGTCGTGGAGGCTTGAgtgctgtgtgtgcgtgtgtgtatcaGTGGATGAACTATTGGCAGCACTGGTTAATCTTTTTGTGTATTGGTGAACGAAAAATGCCGGCATACACATGCCCACAGAAGTCTTAAAGTGAGACTTCTGCGGATCGAAGAAATATCAATCCAATCCATTGCATTTTGCGCAGAAGAAGCGATGTCTCACTTTGGGCGACTTTTTCTGTGCTGCCAATTATTTAAGGGAGATAGTTCTCTGCTCTGAGGCATCTATCATGGAACACGAGTGTGTAGAGGCCGGTGCCGCAAATATTTCGAATATTTCATTGCACTTTGATGATTCTCCATCGCCATTTGCACTTGTTGGCTTCAAAAACCATAAGCGCCCTCAAATTCATCCACTAATTGCCTGGCAAGCCGCACATttcgaataaaatatataaaaatctacCATTTACCATATTTACCTTCTTTTTTCTGTGGAAAAGATTAAGTTTTTGAAAAACAAAGCACTTTATTTTCACtgtaaaaatggcaaatagtATTTGCAACGAAAATTCCGCGGAGTTCAagtaaagctgctgaaggttGAAAAACTTCATTGTTACTATCGATACATCGATGTTTCTTCAACTATCGATGGAAGAAAGAGCGCCAACTGCTTGGGTTTGATTATTCGTACAATTTTGCTCATGATCCGACATCAAATACCTTAATTTCGATATTCCGTTTAGTATTTTTAAgcatttttaacatttattataaaattaattaacagaCGACTCGGAAATGGCGTAACAGAAGCCCGAGCCAGCTCCGGCCAACTTCACGCGTCCCGGGATTTCCACGAGTGTAGGGCTGCATCTGGAAATTGATcgaaaattgaatttaaagCCAATCCACTGGCAGAAGGGAGATTCTTACACATTCTCTGTACTGTTGTTGCCACAGTTTCCGTGCTCGTTCCAGCCCCAGGTGTAGATCTCGCCGGCTGTAGTCCGCAGCAGGCCGTGCTCTGCCCCCATGTGCACGCGAGCAGGCGTCTGGCCGTCGGGCAGTCGGAGGCTCAGTGGCTGGGGCACCGCCTGCTGCTCGCTGATCGAGCCCGTGCCCAGCTGTCCGTAGCAGTTGCGGCCCCACATGAGGATCTCGTTGTTGCGGAGCAGCGCCGCATTGTGGGTCCAGCCGACGGCCAGCTGCCGCACGTCCTCCTCGAAGAGGAAGGCGTTGGACTGGTCTTTTGACCAGAAATGCTGCCCCACCAAACTCAAAGAGCTGTCAAAGTTGAATAAgttaaagtaaaaaaaaaacgtaaatacattttttaaaaTCTATATGAAGGCGCGGTGGACGTGCCTCAACTGTTAAAGTTAAATGAGTCGAATCCTCCAGAAATcaggaaaaacaaacaaattatGAATATGTACGCAGAAGAATAAACCGTTTGTTTCATCCACGAGATTCGCAATGTACAACTTTCTAGCTTAAGGATTACACATGCATTTTctcaatataaaaacaaagacCTCCTGATTATAGACGTCCGCCACGACCGTATCTGCGACGGAGGCAACTCCTCCGCAGCACCTCCGCAACTTTTTGTGAAAATATGTTGAACGAAAAATCGgtagaacattttttttttcatcgAAAAAACATGCCATTCGCAATTCAGGTTTTTTTTTCCCAtgtaaatttaataaatttttaattgaaagaCATCTGAAGAAGATTCAGTTTAGTCAATAGAAACAGTGCCAGTATTaggaaaaaaatatatacatacatatatgtatgagAAAACAGCTCTTGTCGGCCTTTTTATAGGAAAAGCAGCCTGCAGTCggcgctgcagctgcgcagtaGCGATGGACGCGTCAAAATGGCGGAACGTGGACTTATCGATAGGTCCCTCATAAATATttctcgtttttgatatttcgGGTAATGTTACTAGCTAACTAGAACCCTCAGCCTTGCCCAGAAACTTTAATCCGATTGACGAATCATTTTCCCACAAGACTGGTTCATTTTAAAGCAGCTTCAGCtcttgaatttgaattttcaATGGTTGGGACCGGTTGCTACCGATTCATACTCGATTCAAATAGAGCGAAAAAGAGAACCTTAACTGATTTAATGAGAGCGCAAAAAGAGCCAATAACCGTTTCGAAGAAAGCAATTCGACCATCAATACTATCGATTGGATGCAAGTGGTGTgcgccaaatagaaattgtttgaaagtgaatgagcGAAAAGGATTTAGATCCAATCCATTGGAATAAATGATTTGAGAGCGGTCACCGCAGGTAGAGTTCAGTATTCTAGGGATGGTTGTTAAATATGTATTGATATATAAATTTTTTGATATATATCGACTTATATGTCTGATATTTTTTGGCTGGGCGAACATATTAACATATTTTTCTCAGATTTGGCCGAGTCGATACTATTTTTCTGTTGGCTCAGGACGTAAGATCAAATATATCCGCGACTTTTGATTCTACTTATCGATGTACAGGAAGCTGCGAACATCGGTACTTTTGTGCGATAGTCTGATAAAATCCGGCGGTTACATGCctttattttgaaaataacaagccgcctgctgcttctgagccgcctgctgcttcagagccgcctgctgctgctgcttcagagccgcctgctgcttcagagccgcctgctgctgctgctggagagccgcctgctgctgctgctgctggtggtggtggtgctgctgctgctgctggtggttttttttttttttttttttttttctgtattaACTCTTagttttattaaattttataagcCTGGGACTTAACTAAagctagacagggagctgtatTGAGTTGGAGAGACCGGCAGGAAGTTCCGGGTCTCTGCGggacggccgcaaagcattgcttcgcagggaCCATGGTTCCTCCTAGCCACTCTCGTTCCTACGGCGCTCGCACCtacgcagctccttcatggcgCCGGCTGCAAAGTTGCTCCAGGCCGACCATACCATGGGGTCTTCCACAATCTTCTCGATCAGGTTGTTCGGCGTGAGCTGCCCGCCGGCGGCTCGCCACAACTCCTCCCTAATAAGTGAGAAGCGCCCGCATTGAAAAATGATGTGCTCAGCGTCTTCAGTGGCGTCGCCGCACCACGAGCAGTTCGGCGAGTTCTCGTGGCCGAACCTCCAAAGGTAATGGCTGAAGCAGCCGTGTCCGCTCAGAAGCTGTGTGGAATGGAAATTGACCACACCGTGTCGCCTGCCGATCCAATATCGGACATCCGGAATCAGGCGGTGTGTCCACCGTCCTTTATCAGAGCCGTCCCAGCTGCTTTGCCATGCTCTGAGGCTTCCTTCACGGGCCTGCTTGCGCGCGTCTCTCCTTGCCGCGCCGGCCCGGATGGCCTCGGCCACGGCCCTCTCCTCAAGCACCAGAAGGTCAATTGGAAGGACACCCGCCAGGACTAGGGCAGCGTCGTCGGATATGGTCCGAAAGCCGCAGCAGATCCGGAGCGCGCAGAGGCGATGAGTGGCTTTTACGCCCCTAGCGTAGCTGGCAACTTTAATTCCATCCGCCCATACGTCTGCTGCATAGGTCATGGCTGAGCGGACTACACTGGTCAGCAGAATCCTCCTCTCCTGCTTCGGGCCACGGGTGTTCAGCAGTATTCGGAACAGCGCCCGACTCGTGTTTGCCGCTTTCTCCTGGACGTAGCTTAGGTGTTCACGGAAACTGAGCCTGGTGTCGATCATCACGCCCAGATACCGAATGGCTCGTTTCGACGATAGTCTCTGGTCGCCAACCCTGATGTGAGCGGTCTCCACAGTCGAACGGGTGCTCACCAATACTGCCTCGGTTTTATGAGCGGCTATCTCTAGTCCCGCAGAGCGGAGCCAGTCTGCAATCAGCTGGATTGCGGTGTCACAATTTGCTTCGACGACGTCCAGGTGCTTGGCCACCACCGTCAGGGCGACATCATCTGCGTAGCAGGTTAGCTGACATCCGCCTGGAAGAGCTAATCTCATGACTCCATCGTAGGCAATGTTCCATAATAGGGGACCCATCactgatccttggggaactcctgcCGTTATGCCGTGAGTCTGCGCGCCGGCCTCCGTATTATACTCCAGCAGTCTTCCCGCGAAGTAGCTCCTTACGATTGCCTGAAGGTATTGGGGTACACCGCGCCGGTTAAGTGAGTCCAGGATGCACTCCCACTTCACCgtattgaaggcgttcctgatGTCTAGGGTGACAATCAGGCAGTATTCCTTCTTGCCGCCCTTCCATCGAGTTCCCTCCACTGCCTTGGAGGCTATGTCAACTACCCTGCCTATGGCGTCCACCGTTGACCTCCCACTCCTGAAGCCGTATTGGTTTGGTGAAAGTCCCCCAGCATCCTCGACGGCGTTGTCTAGTCTTCTACGGATTATCTGTTCCAGAGTCTTCCCcagcgagtcgattaagcaaaTCGGTCGAAACGAGGAGAGATCGTCCGGCGGCTTTCCTGGCTTTGGCAAGAGCACCAGGTGTTGCAACTTCCACTGCGGCGGAAATAGTCCTTCCCGCAGGCACTGCGTGAATGCCTTAGCAAACTCGTGCGGGTTGTATGCCATCGCCAGTTTTACCGCACGGTTGGGGATTCCATCAGGGCCTGGAGCCTTCTTGGCCTTTAAGCTTTGGGCCAGGGCGACGATTTCGTCCTCCGTGACCGGTTCGACCGAGTATGCAGGCTGGTGTGCGACGGCACTGCTGGCAAGACCGTGAGCCCCGGATGGGAACAATGCCTCAACAATCGTCCGCAACTGGTCTGGGTCAGACGGCGACCCCGCGTTGCTGCCATGCATTCGCTTCATTACCGTCTTGTAGGCACGTCCCCACGGATCCTTCTCGGCTGAGTCGCAAAGCTGCAGGAAGCACTCCCTCTTGCTCTCCTTGATGGCGTTCTTTAGGGCTTTTCTAGCTCCGCAGTACTCCGCCTGTAGCCTTGGCCAGCTAGTGCCACTCCTTCTGCGAGCCCGTTGATATCGCCTTCTCGCTGACAGGCAAGTGCGTCTGGCCTCCTGGATCTCGTCATTCCACCAATAGGTCGGCGATTGCTTACCCTTGAATGGCCTCTTGCGACTCATACTGGCATCGCATGCGAGCAGTAGGGACTCCAGAAGCTGGTTGACCATCTGTTGAGCTGAGCCTCCGACCTCCATATTCCTCAGCGCCTCCAAGAACCTTGGAATCCGCATTGATTCGGGATTGTAGGCTGCTCTCCGGTTTGTCTGCGTTGCCCTGGTCAGTCTGCAACCACCTTCTCCGCCTATCGAGAACACCActgcctcgtggtcgctggccgTATAGTGGTTCCCCAGGCGCCAGGTGGACAGAGGGGAAAGGCTGCTAGAGGCGaatgtaaggtcgatgacTGACCCAGAGCCACCCCTGTTGAAGGTATTCGCGGTCCCCTGATTCAGCAATGCTACGTCCAACGCAGCGAAGGCCTCAAGCAGTACGTGTCCCTTGTATATGGCGTccgagctgctgcttctggagatgtcactgccccactgctgctggtggtggtggtggtgctgctgctgctgctggtggtggtgttgctgctgctgctgctgtatattGGCCTGATTGAAATTCATGCCCATGAGCTCCTGGTAAATGTGTCCGATGGCCATTTCCGTGGCACTGGGCAGATGTCCATGGGCGTGCAGGCCAATGTCGAtgccagccccagctccagccagaGCTGCTGCCTCGGCTATGACCCTGGGCACTGTCGCTGGCGAAGGATGAcgcggatgctgctgctgctgtggaagCAGCGCTGCAGGTCCTGGCTGATTCGCGGCCttgtgctgcggctgctgggaCATTGCCATGCCGCCCATTCCGGATGAAGAGGGTCCCTGAAATACGGATAGAGTTGGGGTTTTCCTCAGAACAGCTAAGAAGGAGGGCATATTGGGCATATTCTAGCCAACGAATCATCGATTCCTAATTCATTGAAAGCCTAGAGCACCACTTACCCCCGAGTAGCTTTGGCCGGATACTCCGGCCGATCCAGCCGCAATCTGACTGGAGCTTTGGTCGAAGCCCGGCGGCGGTTTTTTGTTCTTGTCCTCCTCCAAGCCCATGTAGTTGGCGCCAAACAGCGCATAATTCTCGGCCGCCTTGAAGTACTGGGCGGAGCCGTTCTCCGGATCCTTGCTGTTGTCGCCGTAGAGAGAGCGCATCACTTCGTGTATAAAGTCCGAGGCGGTCCCGCTCACCGCTAGAGCGGGCGGCTCCCAGACCCCAGGGGTAGTATCATCGATGGTTGGCTGCCAGATGCGCTTGGCCACCTGGCTCGAAACTTTGCCTAAAGCGCGAGACAAACGCGTGGATTATATTTAGTTTAGAGGATTTAGAGTACACTCCCTCAGAGGCAGCAATCGCATCgtcctcatcgtcatcgtcaaaATACTTTGAGTTGAAGCTATTCTCCGACATCTTTTTGTGCgagaaagaaatgaaaatgtttattGGAAAGAAACACCGCTGAACGAGAACCTTCACTGCTTCGAGCGAAATGGAAGCAATCGGATCCCAGTCGTGTGTTCGTTTGTTTATGGCGATCGGTTGcacaaaaaaaattgatttatgggaaatttattttatttatgcgGAGTTGTCTACTAATACACGCTGAAGTTTCTCGGAATTACTGCCCGACACAGACGCCTACCACGACAGTGCTGCCCAGTCAGAGGTCGTGGAGGCTTGAgtgctgtgtgtgcgtgtgtgtatcaGTGGATGAACTATTGGCAGCACTGGTTAATCTTTTTGTGTATTGGTGAACGAAAAATGCCGGCATACACATGCCCACAGAAGTCTTAAAGTGAGACTTCTGCGGATCGAAGAAATATCAATCCAATCCATTGCATTTTGCGCAGAAGAAGCGATGTCTCACTTTGGGCGACTTTTTCAGTGCTGCCAATTATTTAAGGGAGATAGTTCTCTGCTCTGAGGCATCTATCATGGAACACGAGTGTGTAGAGGCCGGTGCCGCAAATATTTGGAATATTTCATTGCACTTTGATGATTCTCCATCGCCATTTGCACTTGTTGGCTTCAAAAACCATAAGCGCCCTCAAATTCATCCACTAATTGCCTGGCAAGCCGCACATttcgaataaaatatataaaaatctacCATTTACCATATTTACCTTCTTTTTTCTGTGGAAAAGATTAAGTTTTTGAAAAACAAAGCACTTTATTTTCACtgtaaaaatggcaaatagtATTTGCAACGAAAAGTAAAGCTACTGAAGGTAGAAAAACTTCATTGTTACTATCGATACATCGATGTTTCTTCAACTATCGATGGAAGAAAGAGCGCCAACTGCTTGGGTTTGATTATTCGTACAATTTTGCTCATGATCCGACATCAAATACCttaattttgatattccgtttagtatttttaagcatttttaacatttattataaaattaattaacagaCGACTCGGAAATGGCGTAACAGAAGCCCGAGCCAGCTCCGGCCAACTTCACGCGTCCCGGGATTTCCACGAGTGTAGGGCTGCATCTGGAAATTGATcgaaaattgaatttaaagCCAATCCACTGGCAGAAGGGAGATTCTTACACATTCTCTGTACTGTTGTTGCCACAGTTTCCGTGCTCGTTCCAGCCCCAGGTGTAGATCTCGCCGGCTGTAGTCCGCAGCAGGCCGTGCTCTGCCCCCATGTGCACGCGAGCAGGCGTCTGGCCGTCGGGCAGTCGGAGGCTCAGTGGCTGGGGCACCGCCTGCTGCTCGCTGATCGAGCCCGTGCCCAGCTGTCCGTAGCAGTTGCGGCCCCACATGAGGATCTCGTTGTTGCGGAGCAGCGCCGCATTGTGGGTCCAGCCGACGGCCAGCTGCCGCACGTCCTCCTCGAAGAGGAAGGCGTTGGACTGGTCTTTTGACCAGAAATGCTGCCCCACCAAACTCAAAGAGCTGTCAAAGTTGAATAAgttaaagtaaaaaaaaaacgtaaatacattttttaaaaTCTATATGAAGGCGCGGTGGACGTGCCTCAACTGTTAAAGTTGAATGAGTCGAATCCTCCAGAAATcaggaaaaacaaacaaattatGAATATGTACGCAGAAGAATAAACCGTTTGTTTCATCCACGAGATTCGCAATGTACAACTTTCTAGCTTAAGGATTACACATGCATTTTctcaatataaaaacaaagacCTCCTGATTATAGACGTCCGCCACGACCGTATCTGCGACGGAGGCAACTCCTCCGCAGCACCTCCGCAACTTTTTGTGAAAATATGTTGAACGAAAAATCGgtagaacattttttttttcatcgAAAAAACATGCCAATCGCAattcatgtttttttttcccatgtaaatttaataaatttttaattgaaagaCATCTGAAGAAGATTCAGTTTAGTCAATAGAAACAGTGCCAGTATTaggaaaaaaatatatacatacatatatgtatgagAAAACAGCTCTTGTCGGCCTTTTTATAGGAAAAGCAGCCTGCAGTCggcgctgcagctgcgcagtaGCGATGGACGCGTCAAAATGGCGGAACGTGGACTTATCGATAGGTCCCTCATAAATATttctcgtttttgatatttcgGGTAATGTTACTAGCTAACTAGAACCCTCAGCCTTGCCCAGAAACTTTAATCCGATTGACGAATCATTTTCCCACAAGACTGGTTCATTTTAAAGCAGCTTCAGCtcttgaatttgaattttcaATGGTTGGGACCGGTTGCTACCGATTCATACTCGATTCAAATAGAGCGAAAAAGAGAACCTTAACTGATTTAATGAGAGCGCAAAAAGAGCCAATAACCGTTTCGAAGAAAGCAATTCGACCATCAATACTATCGATTGGATGCAAGTGGTGTgcgccaaatagaaattgtttgaaagtgaatgagcGAAAAGGATTTAGATCCAATCCATTGGAATAAATGATTTGAGAGCGGTCACCGCAGGTAGAGTTCAGTATTCTAGGGATGGTTGTTAAATATGTATTGATATATAAATTTTTTGATATATATGGACTTATATGTCTGATATTTTTTGGCTGGGCGAACATATTAACATGAATATTTTTCTCAGATTTGGCCGAGTCGATACTATTTTTCTGTTGGCTCAGGACGTAAGATCAAATATATCCGCGACTTTTGATTCTACTTATCGATGTACAGGAAGCTGCGAACATCGGTACTTTTGTGCGATAGTCTGATAAAATCCGGCGGTTACATGCctttattttgaaaataacaagccgcctgctgcttcagagccgcctgctgcttcagagccgcctgctgctgctgcttcagagccgcctgctgcttcagagccgcctgctgctgctgcttcagagccgcctgctgctgctgctggagagccgcctgctgctgctgctgctggtggtggtgctgctgctgctgctgctggtggtggtggtggtgctgctgctgctgctggtggtggtgttgctgctgctgctgctgtatattGGCCTGATTGAAATTCATGCCCATGAGCTCCTGGTAAATGTGTCCGATGGCCATTTCCGTGGCACTGGGCAGATGTCCATGGGCGTGCAGGCCAATGTCTAtgccagccccagctccagccagaGCTGCTGCCTCGGCTATGACCCTGGGCACTGTCGCTGGCGAAGGATGAcgcggatgctgctgctgctgtggaagCAGCGCTGCAGGTCCTGGCTGATTCGTGGCCttgtgctgcggctgctgggaCATTGCCATGCCGCCCATTCCGGATGAAGAGGGTCCCTGAAATACGGATAGAGTTGGGGTTTTCCTCAGAACAGCTAAGAAGGAGGGCATATTGGGCATATTCTAGCCAACGAATCATCGATTCCTAATTCATTGAAAGCCTAGAGCACCACTTACCCCCGAGTAGCTTTGGCCGGATACTCCGGCCGATCCAGCCGCAATCTGACTGGAGCTTTGGTCGAAGCCCGGCGGCGGTTTTTTGTTCTTGTCCTCCTCCAAGCCCATGTAGTTGGCGCCAAACAGCGCATAATTCTCGGCCGCCTTGAAGTACTGGGCGGAGCCGTTCTCCGGATCCTTGCTGTTGTCGCCGTAGAGAGAGCGCATCACTTCGTGTATAAAGTCCGAGGCGGTCCCGCTCACCGCTAGAGCGGGCGGCTCCCAGACCCCAGGGGTAGTATCATCGATGGTTGGCTGCCAGATGCGCTTGGCCACCTGGCTCGAAACTTTGCCTAAAGCGCGAGACAAACGCGTGGATTATATTTAGTTTAGAGGATTCATTGGTACACACCCTCA
The Drosophila miranda strain MSH22 chromosome XL, D.miranda_PacBio2.1, whole genome shotgun sequence genome window above contains:
- the LOC117187543 gene encoding ultraviolet-B receptor UVR8-like, coding for MWGRNCYGQLGTGSISEQQAVPQPLSLRLPDGQTPARVHMGAEHGLLRTTAGEIYTWGWNEHGNCGNNSTENVCSPTLVEIPGRVKLAGAGSGFCYAISESSVN
- the LOC117187008 gene encoding uncharacterized protein LOC117187008; amino-acid sequence: MSENSFNSKYLDDDDEDEAIAASEGKVSSQVAKRIWQPTIDDTTPGVWEPPALAVSGTASDFIHEVMRSLYGDNSKDPENGSAQYFKAAENYALFGANYMGLEEDKNKKPPPGFDQSSSQIAAGSAGVSGQSYSGGPSSSGMGGMAMSQQPQHKATNQPGPAALLPQQQQHPRHPSPATVPRVIAEAAALAGAGAGIDIGLHAHGHLPKY